A stretch of Henckelia pumila isolate YLH828 chromosome 4, ASM3356847v2, whole genome shotgun sequence DNA encodes these proteins:
- the LOC140863829 gene encoding uncharacterized protein isoform X2 — protein sequence MVFFRVDMMILLLNRPGYGQSDPDPKRTMKSTALDIEELGDQLGLGPKFFVVGFSMGGQVVWGCLKYIPHRLAGATLIAPVVNYWWPSFPTNLSTEAYNQQSCRDQWALRVAHYAPWLLYWWDTQKWFPSSSVANGMPNFTAPDLKVLQVLAATRVTNLGYATQQGRYESLHCDMMVGFGKWDFDPMDLENPFIDTEGSVHLWHGVEDGIVPVTLQRFIAQKLQWIQYHEVPNAGHLFAFADANAKHDILSTLLIGKK from the exons ATGGTTTTCTTTCGAGTAGACATGATGATTCTCTTACTAAATCG GCCAGGTTATGGGCAGAGTGACCCCGATCCAAAACGGACCATGAAAAGTACAGCATTAGACATAGAAGAACTCGGGGATCAATTGGGACTTGGACCCAAAttttttgttgttggattttctATGGGAGGGCAAGTAGTTTGGGGATGCCTGAAGTACATTCCTCATAG ACTGGCCGGTGCGACGTTGATTGCCCCAGTTGTCAACTATTGGTGGCCTAGTTTTCCTACAAATTTATCTACAGAAGCATACAATCAACAATCTTGTAGGGATcaatgggcattacgagttgcGCACTATGCACCGTGGCTCCTTTACTGGTGGGATACTCAGAAATGGTTTCCTTCCTCTAGTGTTGCTAATGGGATGCCTAATTTTACTGCTCCAGATCTGAAAGTTCTTCAGGTGTTGGCGGCGACACGCGTTACAAACCTG GGCTATGCAACACAACAAGGAAGATACGAGTCCCTTCACTGCGACATGATGGTTGGGTTCGGGAAGTGGGATTTCGATCCTATGGATCTGGAAAATCCTTTTATCGACACAGAAGGTTCAGTACATTTGTGGCATGGCGTTGAAGATGGCATCGTTCCCGTCACGCTGCAACGGTTCATCGCTCAAAAGCTTCAATGGATACAATATCATGAAGTACCGAATGCCGGGCATCTGTTCGCGTTTGCTGATGCTAATGCTAAACATGATATCTTGAGCACGCTTTTGATTGGGAAGAAATGA
- the LOC140863829 gene encoding uncharacterized protein isoform X1: MVVQGRHLPSPAAHLWLSSWSIRYRPGVAKYIAKYKIILVHGFLSSRHDDSLTKSELAEKLGIYFVSFDRPGYGQSDPDPKRTMKSTALDIEELGDQLGLGPKFFVVGFSMGGQVVWGCLKYIPHRLAGATLIAPVVNYWWPSFPTNLSTEAYNQQSCRDQWALRVAHYAPWLLYWWDTQKWFPSSSVANGMPNFTAPDLKVLQVLAATRVTNLGYATQQGRYESLHCDMMVGFGKWDFDPMDLENPFIDTEGSVHLWHGVEDGIVPVTLQRFIAQKLQWIQYHEVPNAGHLFAFADANAKHDILSTLLIGKK, from the exons ATGGTCGTACAAGGCCGCCATCTGCCCTCCCCCGCCGCTCATTTGTGGCTCTCTTCATGGTCCATCCGTTACCGCCCTGGAGTAGCCAAATATATAGCTAAATATAAAATCATCTTGGTTCATGGTTTTCTTTCGAGTAGACATGATGATTCTCTTACTAAATCG gAATTGGCTGAAAAACTTGGGATATACTTTGTGTCTTTTGACAGGCCAGGTTATGGGCAGAGTGACCCCGATCCAAAACGGACCATGAAAAGTACAGCATTAGACATAGAAGAACTCGGGGATCAATTGGGACTTGGACCCAAAttttttgttgttggattttctATGGGAGGGCAAGTAGTTTGGGGATGCCTGAAGTACATTCCTCATAG ACTGGCCGGTGCGACGTTGATTGCCCCAGTTGTCAACTATTGGTGGCCTAGTTTTCCTACAAATTTATCTACAGAAGCATACAATCAACAATCTTGTAGGGATcaatgggcattacgagttgcGCACTATGCACCGTGGCTCCTTTACTGGTGGGATACTCAGAAATGGTTTCCTTCCTCTAGTGTTGCTAATGGGATGCCTAATTTTACTGCTCCAGATCTGAAAGTTCTTCAGGTGTTGGCGGCGACACGCGTTACAAACCTG GGCTATGCAACACAACAAGGAAGATACGAGTCCCTTCACTGCGACATGATGGTTGGGTTCGGGAAGTGGGATTTCGATCCTATGGATCTGGAAAATCCTTTTATCGACACAGAAGGTTCAGTACATTTGTGGCATGGCGTTGAAGATGGCATCGTTCCCGTCACGCTGCAACGGTTCATCGCTCAAAAGCTTCAATGGATACAATATCATGAAGTACCGAATGCCGGGCATCTGTTCGCGTTTGCTGATGCTAATGCTAAACATGATATCTTGAGCACGCTTTTGATTGGGAAGAAATGA
- the LOC140863827 gene encoding uncharacterized protein yields the protein MSWKITVVLLIGLLAWSYNAFCPPPPLICGSLRGRPVTAPRIKLRDGRHLAYKEHGVPKDTAKYKIILVHGFRLSRHDGALTKSELVEKLGIYFVCFDRPGYGQSDPDPKRTMKSTALDIEELGDRLGLGPKFFVVGYSMGGQVVWGCLKYIPHRLSGATLIAPVVNYWWPSFPADLSTEAYNQQYRRDRWALRVAHYAPWLLYWWDTQQWFPSSSVANGMPNFTAPDLKVLHELPAEQVTDPDYATQQGRYESLHRDMMVGFGKWDFDPMELGDPLIDAEGSVHLWQGVEDGLVPLTLQRFIAQKLQWIQYHEVPNAGHLFAYADAKDVILDTLLSGKK from the exons ATGTCTTGGAAAATTACAGTGGTTTTATTAATTGGGCTACTGGCATGGTCGTACAATGCCTTCTGCCCTCCCCCGCCGCTCATTTGTGGCTCTCTTCGTGGTCGGCCAGTTACCGCCCCTCGAATCAAGCTTAGAGATGGGAGACACTTGGCTTATAAAGAGCATGGAGTACCCAAAGATACAGCTAAATACAAAATCATCTTGGTTCATGGCTTTCGTTTGAGTAGACATGATGGTGCTCTTACTAAATCG GAGTTGGTTGAAAAGCTTGGGATATACTTTGTGTGTTTCGATAGGCCAGGTTATGGTCAGAGTGATCCCGATCCAAAACGAACCATGAAAAGTACCGCGTTAGACATAGAAGAACTCGGGGACCGATTGGGACTTGGACCTAAGTTTTTTGTTGTTGGATATTCCATGGGAGGGCAAGTAGTTTGGGGATGCCTCAAGTACATTCCTCATAG ACTGTCCGGTGCGACGTTGATCGCCCCAGTTGTCAACTACTGGTGGCCTAGTTTTCCTGCAGATTTATCCACAGAAGCATACAATCAACAATATCGTCGTGATCGATGGGCATTGCGAGTGGCGCACTATGCACCATGGCTCCTTTACTGGTGGGATACTCAGCAATGGTTTCCTTCCTCCAGTGTTGCTAATGGGATGCCTAATTTTACTGCTCCAGACCTGAAAGTTCTCCACGAGTTGCCTGCGGAACAAGTCACGGATCCG GACTATGCAACACAACAAGGAAGATACGAGTCCCTTCACCGCGACATGATGGTTGGGTTCGGGAAGTGGGATTTCGATCCTATGGAACTCGGAGATCCTTTGATCGACGCAGAAGGTTCGGTACATTTGTGGCAGGGTGTTGAAGATGGCCTTGTTCCTCTCACACTGCAACGGTTCATTGCTCAAAAGCTTCAATGGATACAATATCATGAAGTGCCGAATGCTGGGCATCTGTTTGCATATGCTGATGCTAAAGATGTTATCTTGGACACACTTTTGAGTGGGAAGAAATGA